ACAAAGTTATCATATCTTGACAACGATAAGTTTCAAAACTGTACGAAGCCCCAATTTGCTAATCGCCGTTAAAATCGAATAATTTCAAAATTGAATATTGAGACAGATAACTTAATAACTGAATCAATTAAAATAGAACACGATCACCCGAAATAATATACACTACATACTCAACTTTTATAAAATAAGATCTACAAAAGGATTCAAAGATTCAGATACAAACGTAATGATACCGACCCGTTTTGTTCGAATGTAATTCAACCTTGTTCGAATTTAATAATAGAACGGTTATTAATTTCCCACCACATCTGCAGATTGGAGTTTGATCAGTCGTGATCATCTTGAGAGAAACCTAGGGTTTTTTTGTGTGAAAATGGTGGATGAAGGTGAAGTTTTGAAACCCCTAAATTGGATAGTCTATCCCGTGTGTGTTTTTTAATTTGAGGGGTAAATTAGGATTTTTAAATGTATTGGTATTGATTATGAGGTCATAAAGATGGGTCATCAAAATTAAGGGTTATGATTAAGTAGTAGTTAACTAATGAATGgttaggattaagtttaaattattTTGATGACTTATTTTTGGTTTTCTTTTAAtatatgtatagatagatagaagatagatagatatagatatagatagatagatatagaatagaatagatagatatagatatagatatagatagatatagatagaatagaatagaatagaatagaatagaatagaatagaatagatagatatagatagatagaatagggattatcaccaaaatacctttttttttaagcttgttgactgacagccctaaaaaaaaaagtttgacaatttgccctcgcaaggcgcaagacaccttgcgtctttgcgaccttgcgtctttgcgatcTTGCGACCATGCGACCTTGCGTTACTGACAAACGCAACAAAgagacttgcgtccttgcgtattgcgtcttgcgtcttgcgacttgcgcctttgcgtcttgcgtcttatcccgataagattttcatgatttcgtggataagattttgtacgatttttgtactattacggataactttttcaattcatataaggTATTACCAGCTCTATTTTCACTTCATTTCCACCATTTCAACATAAATCATATAATTTCAAGCGTCATTAAGGTAACTTTCTTTGTTTTAAATAATGAGTTTTAGTGATAATGAAACCTTTGTTATTCATATATGTTGTGGTGGttcttttcaatttattaataacttacctatgtatttgcctctagattgttttagaacacgattaaaactcccagttgctccccaaaaactaattactcgaagaatattgttaaaaaatgttcttagaaaaattaatttgccacctaatgctcctgtttcaatgagatatgttgtcgataatcttgtttttgatattactgatgattatgaagactttcgtgaTTTTCTACAACATGCAATATCAAATGCTCCTATTAATATTTACATTGTCGACAAAGTTACAATGCATCAACTCCCAGAAAACTTACAGTCAGTGCAAATCCTACCAATACACAATGTCCATCAAAACCTACCAACACACGATGTCCAACAAAACCTACCAACAAACGAGGAGAGCACAAACCTTCACACACCCAATTTGGAAGAAGCACGACCTGaagtaccacctccaaacacagaagagtttgatttcttcaactatggagttgagaacgtatgtaaaattaaaaaaacagatcacccttttgaatcagttgtcgcgtctagtgcttcggaggaagaaaatgacagagaagatcaagatgaagatgaaaatgaagaagaggaagaaaaaaaggatgtattctggaatatgccacttttattgagtgagcatgaccaagagactgaatctacgagccaaataacaaccagttatagagtatccgatttgattaaagttcgacaaacttttttaaacaaggatgattttgtaaaccatctatacacaaaatgtcttgaagaaaacttccaaattaagcctgtaaagtctgacaaatctcgattcactgctaaatgcatgttgccaaattgtgagtggaaatgtagtgcatacaaaatacgccacactgacaacttcatcgtaaagaaattgcatgacgtacacacatgctcacgtacccaaattatgggaaataataaacatgcttccaaaaaggtgttaggaagtattctgatggaatcgttcaaagctgcaaatcgagactataatccaaaagatatacgtgatgatgttggcaaccgttttcgggtgagcatttcttacaatcaagcatggagagccaagtgtcatgcaatagagatgcttcgtggcagtatggatgactcgttccgaatgcttcccatttatcttcataacattaagattcataacccaggaagcatgacaaatgtggtgactgacaatgaaaatagattcgtgatgtgttacatgtcctttggcgcagttgtaagtatcactcatcctacaattgttttatcttaaactaatagcaatctcatttgatttgtttgcgtgcagattcgatcatttgtccaaaatgttcgccctattatcatcgttgatggtgcacatttgaaagctggatacttgggtacaaatttagtcgctgttgcaatggatgccaataacggaattttgccattggcttatggaattggtgaaggcgagacaaacgaggtttggtcatggtttttttggcaatctaagagatcatttagagagttgtggtatgagtaatcgtatgtcagagattacctttatttctgatcgtgctccttcaatagcacatggtatttcaaatgtgtttcctgaagcctttcactctttttgcgcacgtcatctattcatgaacataaaaacgatgtccaacaaattcaaatattttgaatggcactattggaaaatggttaaggcttatCGTTTGTCAGATTTTCAAGATCATGTTAGTGTATTTCAACGAAGATTAAAAGGGTCTCACAAGTATCTAAATGACGTTGGTTTCAACAAATGGTCCAGAAGTCATGTTGGTCATGTTAGGTatgcataccttactagcaacagtgtagagtctattaacgctctatccaaacatgctcgcaaactaccagtttgcatgttattggaattttttcgcgcttctatacaggattggtttttcaaacatcacaacaaagcagttagtctcatttcaacggttactccatatgttgaacgtaaattaggtaagaggacgaacaaatcaagaagatggcaagcatttccatcgacaaacaatctaatagagGTGCGTGATGGAATGAAAAACGGCCTCTTTAATCTAGAAGATAGAACATGTACATGTGGgcaatggcaattatcaggcataccttgcggacatgtattggcagcagcacgactcttcggagtggaagatgttacatgttatgtatcacattggttcttgtctcaaacttatataaatacatattccgaacacatccttcctttgccccatcgatccgaatggtccgatccagggcccaagatcttgaaaatcgtaaagcccccaattcaaaagaaaagagcacctggacgcccaaaaagtaccgatcggattccatctcaaggtgaagaaactgaaaagaaagtaagaacatgtactcgttgcaagcaagcaggtcataaccgaacaacatgtagcgcttcttatgacctaaccagtgaatctacttctcagagggttaaaaaaacagcctcaaaatcaaagtcaaagtcGAAAGAGAAAGTCGAACCTTCGCAAGCTTATCAGTCTCAATTTTATCAAACGTACGATTTAGACCAGAATTAGGGGACCAGAATTAGTTGCttgtttatcagtctcagtttgttgtttatcagtctcagtttgttTTTATGTTTATCAGTCTCAGTTAGTTGTTTAAATATGTGTCATAGATTGACCTACAAACAGACGCAAGAACGCAAGAAAAATCTTGCGTATGTCATCAAACACACGCAAATACGCAAACAATAACTTGCGTCTGTCTTTAAAAAAGACGCAACTTTTCAAACAATACCTTGCGTATGTCATGAAACATACGCAAGCACGCAAACATCAACTTGCGTATATCTTTTAAAGAGACGCAAGACGCAAACATAATCTTGCGTAAGTCTTCAAACATACGCAAGAACGCAAACAAAACCTTGCGTAAGCCATTTaaagagacgcaaggacgcaaacaacaCCTTGCGTCTGTCAAAAAACCAGAAGCAAGGACGCAAAAAAGGCCTTGCGTCTGTCCCAGATTATTTACATACAAAAATTACATGTTTTACCTAAAAACTGTATAATAATTACATCTACAAGttaactaattaacaacctttgggtcctctgggtcctctggtggtggtggttcctgtgtatcaaagcgtgcacggaagaatgttcttgccattcgaattctatagtccttagcagcctttttagggtctccaatgttgtcaatctgatcccaaccaaaaactatcctctctatatgaaggcagacccaaacaccacaatcaccatggccaccactctgcATTGGCACATACGGTGCATCCTCGATCATCAACTCTACATCTTCTCTGTTCTCATAATAGTCAACAATTTGTGAGTCCTGCTTCTTGTTAAAGTAATCAATAGCCTTCAAATATAACGGCAAGTTGTCTGATAAGTTTTTGAAGACAGCCTCGAGTTGACCTTTTTTCAAACAACCCTTTAAACTATCATAGACTAATACTCTCTGTTCATCTAAGTTCAAAGTGAGTAGTATAAAATGTTCAGGATCTGAAAAATGTACtggaatcaaaatctgcaacaaaagaaACATAAAAAGTCAATAAGGAAGGACGCAAGGTTGACCTTGCgagacacgcaaggacgcaaggtagaccttgcgtcaggcgcaaggacgcaaggtctaCCTTGCGGGTGGACGCATGGACGCAAATTTTACTTTGCGTCCATAATGAAGACGCTAGGTTAATATTGCgagggtcgcaaggacgcaagagaGTGTTTGCGAACGGACGCAAGGGCGCAAGATTTGTCTTGCGCCTATTACAGTTTACTCAAAATGtatagtttatataaaaaaaaggactaaccttatcacattcagcccaggatggataaaggtcatcactaccatccccaagaccaatcaaatacatataatctgggggattgaatttaatgatcccctctgcttcaggattagatgtatcccccttctcctcctcattttgagtgtcatcatcataaaaggacttgaatttctccagttgattgaggaaacccaatggcataatcgtccatcgagaactacatgtataatctgcaatcgaaaactgaggactcgaggacatctggctagctcggggtagaaacctctgccgaaatctcaacaggaaggtagcccatccatcaatatgctataatcagatcaagttgattatgaatgttataaacctaaaaacaaaacaaaacaaaacaaaacatgcataagtttataattattaacaaacttACTATGTTTTCCAAATAACCAGAAAATGTAATTCCCAATAAACGTTTCCAAAACTCAGTATCAAGGAAGAGGAAGGTTTCATTTTGGAAAATGAACATGCAACGCGTATCTTGCTTATTGAGGATTAGTGATTTCAAATCTTTTGCTGGCCCCACATGCTTCCTTTGATCTCTCCATgcatttggtggtggtggttgcaaaGTTCCTTGATCGTTTATAAATTTATCAACCATTGACCAAATTTTCTCCTCACCAACCCAATccttttccttcctttttctcttcctttcctttttctgaaaaaaaaatagtaatcaagacgcaaagacgcaagaattGTCTTGCGTCGGTGTAATGCAAACGCAAATACGCAATATAGGTCTTGCGTCCATCAGTGAAgtatacgcaaagacgcaaggtaatCCTTGCGTCCAACAATGAagaagacgcaaagacgcaaggtgatCCTTGCGTCATTCACTAACCTCATGCTGGTCTGCTTGTTTTTCTGCTTCATTAACCAATGGCAAATCAACTCCTTGCTCAATCTCCTCAGACACCAGAGCCACGTTCTCATCTTGTTTATCAACAGCTTTTTCAGCCCCTTTTTCAGTAGGCTTTTCAGTTTCCATTGGCAACACATTCTCAGCTTCTTTAGTCCCTTGATGAGAAACTTTCAGCCTTTTTACTCTAGAAGCTACTTCGTCAGACAACTGTATATAATCTATGAGTCAGCAAACATACGCAAGGACACAAGATATATCTTGCGTAtaccaagacgcaaaacgcaaggtCTTATAAAcatcaggcgcaaggacgcaaggaaaacCTTGCGTCTGGTGAATGTTACAGACATACCTTCTCCAATGGTTTTCTGTAGCCCGGTGTTGTGAAAGGGGAATTTAAAAAATGAGTGGGCCTTCTTTCTCTTTTCCCACGTCTAACAACCCTCGAAGATGTATCATTGTCAGAGAAAGATCGAGGATCCACATATGCATCCTCGTTATCAACATACTATAATGAACAAAATGCAAAAAATAAGAAAAGTAgccatacgcaaggtcgcaagtaaGTCCTTGCGTCTGAGTTAGGGACGTAAGTACAACATGCGCCTAAATTACAataaagacgcaaggacgcaagatggtACTTGCGTCTGATATAAcatcaggcgcaaggacgcaagtaaAACCTTGCGCCAACATAACAggcaagacgcaaggtcgcaaaaaaAAATGCGCCTAGTTTACCTGATGTTCTTGGTGTTCCTGTTCTTTCAAACGTTTTTCATGATCATCAAGCTTCTTTTTACAATCAgccaactccttttcttgatcatCCACCCTCTTAGTCAACATATTAACCATACGCAACAATTCCTGCAAATTGTTGCCTTTTTGTGTTGGATGAGGGTCCGAGGTCTGCTCTGACTCCTCCTGCAATAATTCCTTCAAACTGCCACCCAACTCCTCTTCAACTTGATTATCATCTTGTGTATTTTTCTCGTCTTCAACAACATCTCCTTGAAAGTAAGAGGAACTCTGGATCCACCATCGACAACCTCTCTCTGTCTCAGATGGGTGCAGGGAACGAAAAGGTCTTTTTCTCTTCGGACAATCATCCTGAAATGAAGTTATATTAGTAAAAACaaaaggacgcaaggacgcaacaGTCATTTTGCGTCTAGACGCAAGAACGCAAAGATCATCTTGCGagtagacgcaaggacgcaagagtaaacttgcgacacacgcaaggacgcaagcatgATTCTTGCGCCTGTAACAAGTATAACCCAGGgttcacacgcaaggacgcaaggatatccttgcgacacacgcaaggacgcaaggggtATCTTGCGTCCTCATGCGACACACAAAACTGCTCTGTTAAAACAGAAACTGCTGTATATACACTATATAAAAAGCTCTTGGAGATATTAACTAACCATTATATGTAGAAGTTTTAGGTAGTCAGACActgtaaaggtttcagcagatgaacgcttccaaaataatgctcttggtactccatccttatcagttttggttgcaaaactcttaatggtacgacggtatgcctcgaggatccaaatcttaaatgcccacataaaaccagccaaagtgtaagcctttccacccccactctctaattggctttctcgaacctcaaaaccttcgctcaccgctgagtaagtagcatcccaaatacgagacccccatgggtacgcgttcaccttattgaaatcttcaaccaaccatagAAACTGTTTACTAACCACATGTTGCCCCTGCTTCCCCATAAACGCTCTCTCTACGATCAAAATTATAGCTAGTCGAACAATATCATCGTCACTAACCTTGGGAACCTTTACATCACCTTGTTTTTTGATAAGGATGTTTTGTATATCACTAACCAAAATGTTGCTGGCATCGGGACGTTCTGGAAAACAACGTCGTCTAATGGGTGCGGTCTTAGATTCATAATTTCGAGGGATGTAATATGCCATGTCCGTCCGGCTACCAAACATAAAGCCGGTGACTAAACAAAATTCACGCCGACCAAATCTAATCATAAAATTAGGAGAAAAATGAAACCATATATCTTGTTGCTCTTCAGGGTACTTACTAGCATCTAATTTTGCTGAACGCTCACATTTCCGTTGGAGCATGGCATGTACTAGGCCAGGATCATTACCCGTGTATGAAAGATCTAACCAGGGACCAAAGCATGTACTTCTAAATAATTTTTCTTGTCTCTCAGTCAACATTTTCTTGACCTGAGGAATCACGGTCAACATATTCTTCACGGTCAATTTACCTTCCACATAGCCCTGTAAAAGTCAGAAGAACAACAGAAGAAAATCACATAGACGCAAGCAAGCAAGACAGAGATTGCGTACAAggccgcaaggacgcaaggacgcaaggttaaccttgcgtaacagatgtgcaagacgcaaggacgcaaggttaaccttgcgtaacTTATgatcaagacgcaaggacgcaagggttACCTTGCGTGCACATGCAAAGGTAAAATTATAGCAAACGTAAGGTCGCAAATATCACCTTGCGTACATTGTGaggcatacgcaaggacgcaaggattgtCTTGCGTCTACATAGCAACagagttacaaaacttgaatctagcAAAAATTCCTGGGTATCGTACGCAATCTCAATAATATACAATcaaaaacacaaaatacaaacaAATTTCGTTGACACATTTTTTCGAACAGTTGGCGTGCAAAGAGTGCAAAAACTTTGTTTTAGCACATAAATCTAAGCACTATGAAGTAGATCGAATAATATAACATAGATCTAAGAAATCTAACCtgttcttgagacatagtgaacgatgatggtgattcgatgatgttggtggcgtagaagctcgcttgtactcgggaagatcgaagatggaaggatgaagaagatctagtaacgatgaagatgtgaggaggatgacgtgaggatgatgatgaagattttgcgaGTGATTTGCGAGTGTTTGGATCTTGCGAATGACGAGCGAAAGGGCACCAGAGAGGAGTTTGCGTATGTGTGTGGGAACAGTGAACGCAAACTGATCATTTAACTAGTTCTTTTACTGCTACACGCAAGGTCGCAACGTCGCAACGTCGcaaagacgcaaagacgcaaggtcgcaaggacgcaagctgtcttgcgccttgcgagggcaaattgtcaaactttttttttttagggctgtcagtcaacaagcttaaaaaaaagggcattttggtgataatcccatcTATATATTTCACCATGACAATTAATTTCAACCAGTCACAAGCCCAACTTTGAAACATCATTGAAGCCAACCAGAAAATTATAGCCCAGTTAAGAATTACTAAGGCCCAACAATAGGCCCAATAGCAAGCCTATCAGCAGGCCCAATGCTTTTACACAGCCCAGCCCGCTTCATTTACTCAGGAGACTATTTCTCCTAGTGTATTTAGTGCAAATGATTACAGATGGCACATGGACACGGGTGC
The window above is part of the Rutidosis leptorrhynchoides isolate AG116_Rl617_1_P2 chromosome 1, CSIRO_AGI_Rlap_v1, whole genome shotgun sequence genome. Proteins encoded here:
- the LOC139845704 gene encoding uncharacterized protein; the protein is MHQLPENLQSVQILPIHNVHQNLPTHDVQQNLPTNEESTNLHTPNLEEARPEVPPPNTEEFDFFNYGVENVCKIKKTDHPFESVVASSASEEENDREDQDEDENEEEEEKKDVFWNMPLLLSEHDQETESTSQITTSYRVSDLIKVRQTFLNKDDFVNHLYTKCLEENFQIKPVKSDKSRFTAKCMLPNCEWKCSAYKIRHTDNFIVKKLHDVHTCSRTQIMGNNKHASKKVLGSILMESFKAANRDYNPKDIRDDVGNRFRVSISYNQAWRAKCHAIEMLRGSMDDSFRMLPIYLHNIKIHNPGSMTNVVTDNENRFVMCYMSFGAVIRSFVQNVRPIIIVDGAHLKAGYLGTNLVAVAMDANNGILPLAYGIGEGETNEVWSWFFWQSKRSFRELWYE
- the LOC139845720 gene encoding uncharacterized protein, translated to MSSSPQFSIADYTCSSRWTIMPLGFLNQLEKFKSFYDDDTQNEEEKGDTSNPEAEGIIKFNPPDYMYLIGLGDGSDDLYPSWAECDKILIPVHFSDPEHFILLTLNLDEQRVLVYDSLKGCLKKGQLEAVFKNLSDNLPLYLKAIDYFNKKQDSQIVDYYENREDVELMIEDAPYVPMQSGGHGDCGVWTQGLFCVLASGFLTDARCCLRPCVSLNGLRKVLFAFLRMFEDLRKIMFASCVSLKDIRKLMFACLRMFHDIRKVNL